The genomic window TGCTGCTCGCGACGGTCCAGATCTTCAAGGCTATGAATGCCGATTCGGAAATGGCGGTCATCAAGGCGTCCGGCGGGCCCAAGCGCCTGATTGTGATGCCGGTCCTCATCCTTGGCCTGCTTGCAGGCGCGGTATCCTTCATTCTCGAAAACGGCGTCACACCCTACTCGCGCCAAGAGTTCCGCACCTTCATCGAGGAAGTGCGCGCGAATCTTCTGACGTCGCTCTTGCAGGAAGGCACGTTCCAGACGATCGACAACGGGCTGACGGTGCATATCGCCGAACGCGTGCGCAACGGCGGCTTCGGGGGCCTGTTCATCGCCGATCGGCGCGATCCGGACCAGGAACTCACCTATTTCGCCCGCGAGGCGGCGATCGCCGAAGACACTGAGGGGCGACAATTGCTGCTGATGCGCGATGGCGAACTGCACCAGCGCGATACGGACAGCGACGCCGTCTCCATCGTGCGCTTCGCGTCCTACGCATTCGACCTGTCTGCCTTCGCGCCGGCCGCGGGCGCCTATATCGTCTTTCCGAAGGACCAGACGACGCCGTATCTCTTCAATCCCGACCCGGAAAACCCGCGTTTCCAGGAAAATCCGCGCGAGTTCTCCGCCGAGCTGCATAAGCGCATGACGAACTGGACGCTTCCCGTGATCATGGGCCTCATCGGTGTGCTCGTGGCCGGCGAAGCGCGCACGTCGCGCGAAGTGAACGGCACGATGACCGCCACCGCGCTCACCCTCGGCGTCACCTATTTCCTGGCGTCCTATCTGCTCGAAGACATCGCCGCTCAATCGGCATTCGGCATCGCGCTGCTTTACATTCTGCCGCTGACCGTGGGCGGGCTGTTGCTCTTCCTGCTTGCCAAGGACATCAGACCTGCATTGCCGCGACCGGTTGCGCGCCTGGTCGAGCTGGTCAGCGACCGATTCGTTGCCATCAGTCGGCGTGCGACCGCCGCCTCCGTGAAGAGCGGAGCGCAGAACTGACATGGGACGCACACTCAATCTCTATTTCTACGTTCGATACCTCGTCACGCTGACGGCGATCATGTTCGGCATCTTCTCGCTGATCCTGATCATCGACCTCACGGTGCTGCTGGAGCGCGTGCCGGATATCGAAGGCATCTCCGTTTTCGACGTCGCGCTTCTGTCGATCTATCGCGCACCGGGCTTTGCCGAGCAGGCACTGCCCTTCGCGGCACTGTTCGCCGCAATCACCGTGCTGGTTCAGCTGAACCGGCGTTATGAACTGGTGATCGCCCGTTCGGTCGGCGTTTCGGTCTGGCAATTCATGCTGCCAATCTGTGCGGCGGCGCTGACAGCAGGCGTGTTCGCCGTCGCCGTCTTTAATCCGCTGGCGTCGGCCGGCTTCACGCAGGCACAGTTTCTCGAAAGCGTGATCTTCAACCGCAATCAGGCGCCTTCCTCCGACAACATCGTTCCCTGGCTGCGCCAGAAGAGCGGTGATCAGGAGATGATCATCGGTGCCCGAGGCGCGATTGATGGCGGGCTGGTGATGTTCGGTGTCACCATGGTGTTCTTCGACCAGGAAGGCGCCGTCGATTCGCGCATCGAAGCAGAAAGTGCCGCGCTCGAAGATGGCTATTGGGCTGTGGATGGCGCACGGCGTTTCCGGGCGGGGGCGGAGCCGGAAGAGATCGGCATGATCGACGTCCCCACGAGCCTGCGGCCTGCCTATGTGCAGGAGCGGCTGACAGACCCTGAATCGGTCTCGATCTGGGCGTTGCCGCAAAAGATCGAGGTGGCCCGTTCGCTCGGCTTTTCGGCCGCGCAGTTTTCCACACAATTTCAGATACTTCTGGCAAGACCCTTTCTGATCGCCGCAATGGCTGTGATCGCCGCGACAGTCTCGCTGACTTTCGCTCGCTTCGGGCAGGCACGCAGCGTCATTTTGGGTGGTATCGTTGCAGGCTTCGTGCTTTATGTCGTCTCTGTTTTGGTCAGGACCTTCGGGGAGTCAGGGGCAATTCCAGCGTTTGTTGCAGCATGGCTGCCGGTCTTCGTGGCGCTTGCCCTCGGAGTAACCGTGCTCCTGCACAAGGAGGACGGTTAGTGGTGCGCGTCGCGTTCGGCAGAATTGATGTGTCAGTGCGTTTCGGCTTGAAGGCCGGCGCGGCTGCGTTGCTGCTTGGCGTTTCCTCGCTGACACTGACCCATGTGCTGCATGCCCAGGAACAGTCGGTGCTCGCCAGCGCCGATCCGGATGCCCGGTTTCTCCTCAGCTCCGACGAACTGCTCTACAACCTCGATTCCGAGCGCGTGATTGCGCAGGGCGCGGTGCAGATCGATTATGACGGCTACCAGATGGTGGCAGACCGCGTGGAATACGACCAGCGGACGGGCCGCCTGATGGCGGTCGGCGGCATCGAACTGGTGGAGCCGGGCGGCAACCGCATCTATGCCGATGAGCTCGACCTGACGGACGATTTTGCCGATGGCTTCGTCAACGCGCTGCGCATCGAGACGCCGGACAACACCCGCCTCGTTGCCGAAAGTGCGGAGCGCACTGGCGGCACGCAGACGACGCTGAACAACGGCACCTACACGGCCTGCAACATATGCGAAGAAGATCCGAGCAAGGCACCGCTCTGGCAGATCAAGGCCCGGCGCGTCATCCAGAACGGCGAAAACCAGACGATTCGGCTGGAGCAGGCGAGCTTCGAGCTGTTCGGTCGCCCGATCGCCTACCTGCCCTATCTGGTCGTTCCGGATTATCAGAACCGCCGCGTCTCCGGCTTCCTGTCACCGTCGGTTTCGTTTTCGAGTACGCTCGATCTCGGCGTGACGGTGCCCTACTACTTCGCCCTGACACCGCATATGGATGCGACCGTTGCCGTGACCGGCTACAGTGCGCAGGGGTTCCTCACCGAAGCCGAGTTTCGCCGCCGGTTCGCAACAGGCGACGTCACGGTCCGTGCGGCCGGCATCTACCAGCTGAGCCCGGAAGATTTCGACGCGCGCACGGTCGACCGTCTGGAGGATGCACGCGGCCTCTTCAACACGACCGGCCGGTTCAACATCAACGAAAGCTGGTCCTATGGCTGGGACCTGACGGTGCAATCCGACAGCAATTTCGGCCAGACCTACGGCATCGACTATTTCAACAATGAGCGCGAAACGTCGGAGGTCTATCTGACCGGCCTTCGCGACCGGAATTACTTCGATTTGCGCGGCATGTATTTCGACGTGCAGTCGCCGCGCCTGACCGACATCGAAGATGCGCAACAGCCCTTCGTGCACCCGTCGCTCGACTACAATTACACGGCTGGCGACCCTGTCTTCGGCGGTGAGCTGACGGCAGACGTGAACCTGGCGAGCCTGACCCGCACCCGAGCGGATTTCGAGAATTTTCCGGGGACTGGCCGTGACCGCATCCGGGGCATCGACGGCACGACGTCGCGGCTGACGGGTGAGACCGAGTGGAAGCGCAGCGTCGTGACCGGTTCCGGCCTCGTGATCACACCGATTCTCGCGCTTCGCGGCGATCTTCACTCCAGCGAGCTCGACGAGACGAGCGCGATTTCCGCCTTCACTCCGGCGGTCAACGATTTCGACGCGCGTTCGATGGCGACGGCCGGCGTGGAAGCGCGCTATCCGGTGCTGCTGACCTCACCCGGTTCCGGCTCATCCCACATCATCGAGCCGATCGGTCAGCTCTTCGTGCGTCCGAACGAACAGATGGCAGGCAGGCTTCCCAACGAAGACGCCCAGAGCTTCGTGTTCGACGCAACCACGCTTTTCGAACGCGACAAGTTCTCAGGCTATGACCGGATCGAAGGCGGCACGCGCGCCAATCTCGGCCTGCGCTATACGGGCAGCTTCGCAAATGGCTATTCGCTAAACGCGGTCGTCGGCCAGTCCTACCATCTCGGCGGCGTCAACTCCTTCGCAAGCGACGACTTCGTCAATGCAGGGGCCAATTCCGGCCTGGAAACGGATGTCTCCGACTTTGTCGGCGAAGTGGCGCTGATGACGCCAGCCGATCTCGGCTTCCGCGCGGGATCCCGTTTCAGCAAGGAGACGATGGACATCAACCGGTTCGATGCCGGCGCCACCTACGCCAACGAGACGGTGTCGCTCGAAGGTGGCGTGACGTACCAGCGCGAACAGCCCGAATACAATTTCGACGTCGACCGTTATGAAGTGCGCGGCAGCGGCGCGCTGCGCTTTGCCGAAAACTGGAGCGTTTTCGGTGCGGCCTCCTACGATGCGCGCGAGGGCGTCCTCACCACTTCGGCGATCGGCTTCGGCTATGACGACGAGTGCTTCACGTTCCGCATCGCCTATATCGAAGAACGCGATGAGCGCGAGCTTTCCGGTTCGGATTGGAGCGTCGGTGCGCAATTGACCTTCCGGACGCTCGGCGACATCAGTTCGGGCGGCGCTTTGGATCGGTTTGGCGCATTCTGAGTGCGTTAAAGCCTTGAA from Georhizobium profundi includes these protein-coding regions:
- the lptG gene encoding LPS export ABC transporter permease LptG, with amino-acid sequence MGRTLNLYFYVRYLVTLTAIMFGIFSLILIIDLTVLLERVPDIEGISVFDVALLSIYRAPGFAEQALPFAALFAAITVLVQLNRRYELVIARSVGVSVWQFMLPICAAALTAGVFAVAVFNPLASAGFTQAQFLESVIFNRNQAPSSDNIVPWLRQKSGDQEMIIGARGAIDGGLVMFGVTMVFFDQEGAVDSRIEAESAALEDGYWAVDGARRFRAGAEPEEIGMIDVPTSLRPAYVQERLTDPESVSIWALPQKIEVARSLGFSAAQFSTQFQILLARPFLIAAMAVIAATVSLTFARFGQARSVILGGIVAGFVLYVVSVLVRTFGESGAIPAFVAAWLPVFVALALGVTVLLHKEDG
- the lptF gene encoding LPS export ABC transporter permease LptF, whose protein sequence is MKLIEWYIFRRIATTFLGTLTAITAIVWIVQGLNRLNVATDSGSTIVSFLYVATLLIPSVIPLIMPFALLLATVQIFKAMNADSEMAVIKASGGPKRLIVMPVLILGLLAGAVSFILENGVTPYSRQEFRTFIEEVRANLLTSLLQEGTFQTIDNGLTVHIAERVRNGGFGGLFIADRRDPDQELTYFAREAAIAEDTEGRQLLLMRDGELHQRDTDSDAVSIVRFASYAFDLSAFAPAAGAYIVFPKDQTTPYLFNPDPENPRFQENPREFSAELHKRMTNWTLPVIMGLIGVLVAGEARTSREVNGTMTATALTLGVTYFLASYLLEDIAAQSAFGIALLYILPLTVGGLLLFLLAKDIRPALPRPVARLVELVSDRFVAISRRATAASVKSGAQN
- a CDS encoding LPS-assembly protein LptD encodes the protein MDVSVRFGLKAGAAALLLGVSSLTLTHVLHAQEQSVLASADPDARFLLSSDELLYNLDSERVIAQGAVQIDYDGYQMVADRVEYDQRTGRLMAVGGIELVEPGGNRIYADELDLTDDFADGFVNALRIETPDNTRLVAESAERTGGTQTTLNNGTYTACNICEEDPSKAPLWQIKARRVIQNGENQTIRLEQASFELFGRPIAYLPYLVVPDYQNRRVSGFLSPSVSFSSTLDLGVTVPYYFALTPHMDATVAVTGYSAQGFLTEAEFRRRFATGDVTVRAAGIYQLSPEDFDARTVDRLEDARGLFNTTGRFNINESWSYGWDLTVQSDSNFGQTYGIDYFNNERETSEVYLTGLRDRNYFDLRGMYFDVQSPRLTDIEDAQQPFVHPSLDYNYTAGDPVFGGELTADVNLASLTRTRADFENFPGTGRDRIRGIDGTTSRLTGETEWKRSVVTGSGLVITPILALRGDLHSSELDETSAISAFTPAVNDFDARSMATAGVEARYPVLLTSPGSGSSHIIEPIGQLFVRPNEQMAGRLPNEDAQSFVFDATTLFERDKFSGYDRIEGGTRANLGLRYTGSFANGYSLNAVVGQSYHLGGVNSFASDDFVNAGANSGLETDVSDFVGEVALMTPADLGFRAGSRFSKETMDINRFDAGATYANETVSLEGGVTYQREQPEYNFDVDRYEVRGSGALRFAENWSVFGAASYDAREGVLTTSAIGFGYDDECFTFRIAYIEERDERELSGSDWSVGAQLTFRTLGDISSGGALDRFGAF